The Angustibacter sp. Root456 genome includes the window CCCACCTGTCCGACCCCGTGAGCCAGCACATGAGTCCGCCCTTCGCCCTCGTCGGCGCGGGCGAGCCGGTGACCACCGCGCGGCACGAGCTGGAGCACGCCGACGCGGTCATGGTCGTCGAGGACGGCAAGCCGGTGGGCGTGCTGACGCGCGCGGACCTGCTGGGCTTCCTCGCCGACTGAGCGTGCGGGCACGGGGCACCTCGCGGGCGGTCAGCCCGCGAGGTGGCCCCAGCCGGACTCGAGCTCGCGCCACGGCCCGACGGCCGCGACCTGGCCCTCGGCCAGGACGACGACCCGGTCGGCCCGCGCGAGCGCAGCCCGCTTGGTGGTGGCGCCGATGACGGTGCTTCCCCTGCGTCGCAACGAGTCCCACAGCTCGACCTCGGTAGTGGCGTCGAGCGCCGACGAGACGTCGTCGGCGAGCAGCAGCTCGGCGTCGGCCGCCAGGGCCCGGGCGAGCGCGAGCCGCTGCACCTGGCCGCCGGACAGCCGCACGCCCCGGTGCCCGACGAGCGAGTGGGGGCCACCGGCGTCGTCGACGTCGCGACCGAGCCGGGCGTCGGCGATCGAGCGCTCGACCTCGCGGTCGTGGTCGAGTCGGATGTTGTCGGCGAAGGTGCCGGACAGCACCCGCGGCACCTGGGCCACGTGCGCGACGCGCCCGGGGCGCAGGAACGCCTCGGGGTCGGTCACCGGCTCGCCGTTCCAGTGCAGCTCGCCGCGGTAGGACACCAGGCCGGCCAGCGACGACAGCAGGCTCGACTTGCCGGAGCCGATCTGGCCGAGCAGCAGCACCAGCTCGCCGCGCCGGACCTCGAGGTCGACGTCGCTCGCGCCGATCGTGCCGTCGTCGTGGACGGCGGTGAGCCCGCGCAGGCGCAGGTGCTCGAGGCGGTCATCGGCCGGCTGGGGCGGCGCCGGTGAGGCGCCGCTCACCAGGTCGAGTCCCTGGGGCAGCTGCATGAGGTCGCGGCCTCCGGCGTACTCGGTGGTGGCGCGCTGCCAGGCCCGCGTGCCGGGCGCCTCGGTGATGACGGCGCCGGCGACCCGGCCGAACCAGTCGAAGCCGTTGACGGCGCCGGAGACGAGCAGCGCGGTGGCCAGGCCCCAACCACCCGCCAGGTGCACCGCCCACGCCGTGACGACGCCGATCTGCACGAGCACCACCGGGACGCCCGCGAGCATCGCCTGGATGCGGTGCTCGTGCACGGCGGCGTCGATGCGGCCGCCGTCGACACGACGCAGGTGCGCGTGCACGGCGGGTGTGGCCGCTGCGAGCTTCACGGTGCGGATCGACTCCAGCGCCGACACCAGGGAACGGCCGAAGCGCGCGCGAGCGGCGGACGCCTCGGCGGCCGAGCGCCCGGCGGCGGGGGAGCCCAACGCCGAGACGGCGGCGGACGCGACCATGACGCCCAGCAGGACGCCGCCCGCCAGCAGGCTCGACCCGGCGATGCCGGTGACGACCACGATCGCCAGGCCGTTGGCGAAGTCGACCCAGCGGTCGCCGTACCGAGCGAACCGGTCGGCGTCCATCGCCCGCGCCACGACCTCACCGGGGGGCGTGCGCTCGAGCCGACGCTGTGCGGTCTGCCCCAGCAGGACGGCGGTGCGCGCGCGCAGCATCACCGCGACCCACCAGCGCGGGTAGCGCCCGATGGCCTCGGCGAGCAGCAGCGGCGCGACGAGCAGCGAGACGACCATCGCCAGCAGCAGCCCGGTGGGACGCCCGCCCGCCTGCAGGTCGACGACGAGGTGCCCCCAGAGCCAGCCGGTGATCGCGCCGTACGCGCCCATCAGCGCGGAGGCGAGGAAGAGCGCGACGGAGACCAGCCCCCACGACGGGTGGATCGTCAGCGCGTGCCAGATGCCGCGCACGAGGCCGGGGCCCGGCGGCACCTGCGGCGCGGGCGGCGCCTGCCCGGCCCGGCGCGCGGTGCCGACACCGCTCTGGGCTGCGTCGGCGGCGACGCTGGCCGCCGTCGCTCCCGGGACGTCCTCGGCGGCCTCGAGCAGCCGTCGGAACGGGCCGGCTGCCTCGGCGAGCGCGGCGCGCCGGCCGAACTGCACGACGCGGCCGGCGTCCATCACGGCGACCAGGTCGGCCCGGGCGGTGGTGGTGAGCCGGTGCGCGACGAGGATGCCGGTGCGGCCCGACAGCAGGCGGTGGGACGCCGCGACGACGCGCGCCTCGGTGACGGGGTCCATGCGCGCGGTCGCCTCGTCGAGCACGACGACGTGCACGTCGCGCACGAGCAGGCGGGCGAAGGCGACGAGCTGCTCCTCGCCTGCGGACAGCGTCGTGCCGCTCGGGCCGAGCATGGTCTCGAGGCCGTCGGGCAGGCCGGCCACCCAGTCGGTGAGACTGAGCTCGTCGACGGCAGCCTGCACCCGGCTGAGCGGCATGTCGGCGAACAGCGCGATGTTCTCGGCCAGCGTGCCGGCGAGGATCTCGGTGCGCTGGGTGACGACGCCGACGGCGCGGCGCAGGTTCTGCAGGTCGAGGTCGCGGACGTCGACGCCGTCGAGCAGCACGCTGCCCGGCTCGGGCTCGACGGCCCGCGAGAGCAGCGACGCCAAGGTGGACTTGCCCGATCCGCTGCGCCCGACCAGCGCCAGCGTCTGGCCCGCGGGGACGGTGAGGTTGACGTCCTGCAGCGCGAACGTCCCTTCGGCGTAGGCGAAGTGCAGGTGCCTCAGCTCGAGCTCGGGGACGACGTCGCGCACCGGCGCCCCACCCTGCGGCTCGGGCGCGGCCGCGAGCAGCCCGCGCAGGCGCACGAGCGCGCCGACACCGCCCTGCAGGTCGGGCACGTGCCGGGCGACCTGGTCGACCTGGCCCACGAAGGTGGTGGTCACCAGGAACAGGGTGACGAGGGTGGCCGTCGACTCGGTGCCGTTCAGCACCAGGAAGACGCCGATCACCGCCACGGCCGCCAGCACCCCGTGCAGGATCACGCCGGCCCGTCGGCTGATCTGGCTCTCGAGCCGGACGACGTTCGCGAACCGGGCGTGGACGGCCGACGAGAGCTCGGCGCACCGGCGCACGAGGTAGGACTGGCCGAGGGCGGTGCGCAGGTCGTCGCGCGCGGCGACGCCCTCCTCCATCGCGGCGGCGTGGTCGGTCCAGGCCATCTCCTCGACGACCTTGGCGGCCGACATCTTCGCCAGCAGCGGGCGGATCGCCAGCGTGACGCTGCCGGCGGTGACCGGCAGCAGCAGCCACGCCGGCCACCACGTCCACCCCGCGACGACGAGCAGAGGCAGGGTGCTGAGCAGCACCCGGATGACCGCCCAGGCGTTCTGCCGCAGCAGCGCGCCGAGCTCGTGCGTGTCGTCGTCGACGCGGTCGAGCACCTCGCCGACCGCCTGCTCGCTCAGCTCGGACACCGGCTGGTCCATCACCGCGTCGAGCAGGTCGGCTCGCAACCGGCCCTCGGCGCGGTCGACCGCCACCGACCACAGGGTGCGGCCGAGGGTGTCGAGCAGGGCGGCGCCGACGACGCACGCGGCGAGCACCAGCACCAGGCGCAGCGTCGGGCCCTCGGCCAGCCACCCGGCGACCTTGGTGCCCAGGGCCTGGCCGAGGCCCGCCAGCGCGGAGGCCGTGAGGGCCACGGTGGACCCGCGGCCCTTGAGCCGGCGCCAGTCCAGGCGTCGCTGCGCCGGCACCGCTTGGGCAGGCGTCGATGAGGACCCCCCTGCTGCGGACCCGGCGAGCGTGGTGTCGTTCTCGCTCGTCATCGTCACCCCAGCACGCTACGTCCCACCACCGACAGATCGCCTCCTGTTTTCGGCTCGCCCGGGGTTCGCGCCGCCAGGATCCGGCCACCTTGCGTCACCGGGGGCGACGGTGCGCGACGGCGGTGAGCGGTGCGGGGGACCTGCGGCCCGGAACGCTCGCGAGCGTCGTCCCCAGGGCCCCACCATCGAGTCCATGAAGCTCAGCCCACTGCCGGTGCGACGTCCCGGCAACCAGGACACCGACGCCGTGACCCCTGGCGTCGTCGACCTCAGGTCGGCCGAGGCGGCCGGGCAGCCGGCGCCCCTCGGCGAGGTGCTCGCCTGGTTGAGCGCGCTCGAGTCCTGACCCGGGTCGAGCGCCACCGGACCACCTGCGCACTCACGATCAAGCGGGCGGCCACCGGCACCCGCCAGGCTGGTGCCCATGACGACGGACGTGATGGCGCGGATCCTCGACCTGGTCACCGAGACCTTGGCCGACCCCGAGGCCTCTGCGGCCGATCTCGCCGACCGGGCCTACCTGTCGCGGTTCCACTTCAACCGCCTGGTGAGCGCGGCCATGGGGGAGCCGCCGGGGGCGCTGCGCCGCCGGCTGCTCATGGAGCGGGCGGCCTACCTGCTCGCCACCACCCGCAGGTCGGTGCTCGATGTCGCGGTCGGTGCGGGCTACTCCTCGCACGAGGCGTTCACCCGCGCGTTCACCCGGTACTACGGGTGGCCGCCGAGCGACGTCCGCCGTCGTCCTCCCCGCACGTTCCGCGACCTCGAGCTCGCGTGCCCGAGCGGCGTGCACTTCCAACCGCCGGGTGGCCTGCGGCTGCCGGCTGAGCACCAGGAGAGCGACATGGACGTCCTGCGCCAGATGACCGACCACCACGTGGGCCTGCTGACCCAGATCATCGAACGGGCCTCGCACCTCGACGACGAGGTGCTCGACCGGCCGATCGAGGTGTCGGTGGAGACGATCGACGACGACGGGCAGAGCCTGCGGTCACTGCTCAACGCGATGGTGACGCAAGAGGAGCACTGGCTGAACGCGTTGCGCGGCCAGGGCTGGCCCGACGACAGCGACGCCTCGCTCGCAGGCCTGGCCGCGCGTCACGCCGTGGCCGGACGCGACTACCGCGAGTGGGTCGCCGAGACCATCGAGCTCGGCCGGCTGGCCGACACGTTCGTCGACACGACGTGCGAGCCGCCGGTCACGCACACCATGGGCGGCACGATCGGCCACGTGCTGTGCTTCGGTGCGGTCCGGCGCACCCTGGCGCTCGGCGCGCTGGCCACGGCCGGGATCACCGACCTGGACGCCGGCGACCCGCGTCCCTACCTCGACGCGGAGGCCGGCGTCCGCTGACCCCGGTTGCCCCGGAGCGGGCCGTCAGGCCGTGCGCCCGATGCGCACGCGCCAGACCTGCGGACCCTCCTCGAGGTAGTCCCACGTGATCTGGCCCGGCCGCTCGGCGTCGAGCTGGTAGCGCAGCGGCTTGGGGTCGTGGTCGTTGCACAGCACGAACGAGCCGCCGGGCGGGAGGTCGGCCACCGCCGCGAAGATCTGCTCGTGCCGCAGCGCGGGAGGCATGGCCCGGACGTCGAGGTCGGCCTCGACCTCGAGCCCGGCGTCCGCCGCGGCCTCGGCTCCGCCGCCGCACCCGCACCCGCCGCAGCCGCAGCCACCCTCGGCCGCCGGCTCGTCGTGGCCGCCACCGAGGATCTCGTGCATGCCCTCGAGCAGCCGCGCGAGGTCGACGTCGTGGGCCACGAGCTCGGGGAGCAGGTCGTCGTTCTCCTTGGCCAGGTGGGCCTCGAACAGCGCCCGCACGGCCCCGGCGCTCGCGGCCATGGCACCCGAGGTGCGCGCACGGGCCAGCTCGTTCACCAGGCCCTCGAGCCGCCGGTGCTCGGCCACCATCGCGCGCACGAGCAGCTCGGTACGGGGCAGCGTCGCGGCGACGTCGTAGAGGGTGCTCTCCTCGGCGGCGGCGTGCGGTAGCACCTCCTGCAGCAGCAGGAGCACGAGCGCGTCGCGGGCCGGGGCGACGTCGCCGAGCCGGTCGGCGGCGTCGCGCACGCTCAGTGCACCGGCGGCGACCGCCTGCTCGAGCTGCTCGTGGTGGCGGCGGATGGCGTCGACGACGTCGTCCTGACCGTGCTGCTGGGTGGCTTCGGGGGTGGTGAGGCTCATCCGGGGGCTCCTCGAGAAGGTGGGCCGGAGGAGTTCTCACGGCCTAGATTGTTTTTACGGCACTTCTCGTGGAAAATGCAAGTGTGCCCACGAACCGCCGCCCCCGCAGCCCCCACCAGGTGCTCGCCAGCACCAGTCGCAGCGCCGTCCTCGAGGTGCTTCGCAGCCGCGGCACCGCCCTCGACGTCGACGAGGTGGCGGCCGCCGTCGGGCTGCACGTCAACACCGTGCGCGGCCACCTCGAGGTGCTCGTCGACGGCGGGTACGCCGTGCGACGCAGCCTCCCGCCGTCCGGGCCCGGCCGCCCCCGCACGGTGTACGAGGCCACGGCGGCGCCCGAGGACGGCAGCAACTACCGGCTGCTCGCCGAGGTGCTCACGCACTACCTCGCCAGCACGAGTGCCCAGCCCGCGGCCGACGCCGTCGCGGCCGGCCGCTCCTGGGCCGCGCCGCAGGTCGACGCCGCGCCACACACGCGCAGCGACGGCGAGCCGACGACCGAGCGCGAGGCGGTCGCCGCAGTCGTGAAGTTGTTGGCCGACAGCGGTTTTCAGCCCGAGGCCAGCGCGGACGGCTCGCGCATCGACCTGCACCACTGCCCGTTCCGCGACCTCGCCGTCGCCAGCCCCGAGGTCGTGTGCGGCGCCCATCTCGGCATCCTGCAGGGCGCGCTCGCGCAGCTGGGCGCGCCGATCGCGGCCACGAAGCTGCTGCCACTCGTCGAGCCCGACCTCTGCGTCGCCACCCTCGAGCGCACACCCACCTCGTCCTCGCCGACCCGATGACCGTCGCCGGCCGCCGGGTGCCGGTGCTGGCACTGGGGGCGTTCTCGCTGCTCGCTGGCCTCGCCGGTGGTCTCGCGCGCATCGGCGCCGGCAGCCCGAGCCCGGCGACCGCTGCCGCCGGCCACGGCGTGCTCATGACGCTCGGTTTCCTCGGCACGCTCATCGCCCTCGAACGGGCCGTGGCGCTGAGGCGGTGGTGGGGGTACGTCGCCCCCGTGCTGAGCGGTCTGGGCGGCGTCGCCGTGGTGGCCGGCCTGCCGACGTCCGCGAGCGCCCTGGCCTTCGCGGCAGCCGGGGCCTGGCTCGTGGCCACCTACGCCGTGATGATGCAGACCCAGCCGACGCTGCACCTGGTGGTCGAGGCGCTCGGCGCGGTCGCCTGGTGGGCCGCCGCCGTCGTCTGGCTCCGCGGAGCCGACCTGCCGGATCTCGTGCCGTGGCTGGCGGCGTTCGTCGTCCTCACGATCGCGGGGGAGCGGCTGGAGCTGGCGCGCGTGGCGCTGCTCGGCCGCGACCACCGGCGCGCCGTTCTCACCTGGACGGCGCTGCTGCTCGCCGGTCCGCTCGTGACGCTCGCGACCCCCGAGGTCGGCCTGCGCGTGCTCGCCCTCGGCCTGCTGACGCTCGCGGCCTGGCTGGTGCGGCACGACGTCGCCCGCCACACCGTGCGCGCGTCCGGACTCACCCGCTACATGGCGGTCTGCCTGCTCACGGGCTACGCGTGGATGACGGCCGCCGGCGTCGTGTGGCTGGTGCGCGGGCAGGTCGTGCAGGGCGGCGCGTACGACGCCGTCGTCCACGCGGTGTTCCTGGGGTTCGCGATGTCGATGGTGCTCGGGCACGCGCCGGTGATCCTGCCCGCCGTCCTGCGGGTGCGGCTGCCGCACCACCGCCGCGACTACGGGCCGCTCGTGCTGCTGCACGCAGGACTGCTCGTGCGCGTCGTGGGTGGTGACCTCGCCGGCGTCACGGCGCTGCGGGTCGCCGGTGGCGTCGTCGGCGTCGTCGCCCTGCTGTCGTTCGTCGTCGGTGCCGCCGTGTCCGCGGTCGGTGCCACCCGTCGTCGAGGCCGGTCACCGGTCGGCCCGCGCTCACTCTCGGAGTCCGCTGCATGACCACCACCACCCGCCCGGCTCGCACTCCCGCCGAGGCGCCGAACGCCCGTCGCACCTGGCACCTGCGCGCCAACGCGGTCGTGCTGGTCTACGTCGTCGCGGCGTGCGCCGCCGTGGTGGCGCACGGGGCCCTGCCGATGCCGCGCTGGTTGGCCGTGCACCTGCTGCTCCTCGGCGGGGCCACCAACGCGATCGTCACCTGGACCGAGCACTTCGCCGTCGCCCTGCTGCGCGCGCGCCCCGCCTCACGGCGGTGGTCGGCCGCGCGTCTGGTGGCGCTGAACGTCGGTGTGGTGGGGGTGCTGTGCGGCGTCTCGGCCGACGTCCCCGCCCTCACCGTCGGCGCGGCGGTGCTGCTCACCGCGGTCGTGGTGGCTCACGCGAGCGCACTCGCGGTGGTGTGGAAGCGCGCGTTGATGAGCCGGTTCGCGCGCACCGTGGGCTACTACCTGACCGCCGCCGGCGCGCTGGTCGTGGGCATCACGCTCGGGGTGCTCACCGTCATGGCGCACCGGGGCTCGTGGGGACTCAGCGCCGTGCACGACGAGCTGCACGCCGCCCACGTGCACGCGAACCTCTTCGGCTGGGTGGCGCTCACGGTGCTGGGCACGCTGTTCACCTTGTGGCCCACCGTGTTGCGCACCCGCATGGTCGACGGCGTGATGGCCGACGCCACCCGCAGCCTGTGGCTCACGGCGGTGGGCCTGGCCGTCACCGTCGGTGCCCTCGTGGCGGGGCAGCGGCTCGTCGCCGCTGTCGGCATGCTGCCGTACGTCGGCGGCGTGCTCCTCGCCCTGCGCCCGTTCGTCGCGACGTGGCGACGCAAGGCGCCCCACGACCCCGCGGCGTGGTCGTTGGCGGCGTCCGTGGCGTGGTTGGCCGTCGGCGCCGCCACGGACGTCGTGCTCCTCGCGGCCTCGGGCGACCTCGATGCCTACCTCGGTCGCCTGGACGCGGTGGTGCCCGGCCTGGCCGTGGGGTTCGTCCTGCAGGTGCTCGTCGGTGCGCTGACCTACCTCGTGCCGGTGATGCGCGGAGGCGGCCCGTTGCAGGTGCGCGAGACCATCGCCGCGCTCTCGCCCGGCTGGGTCGTGCGCGTGACGGCGCTGAACGTCGGTGCCGTGGTGCTGGTGGCCGCCGCCCTCGCCGACCTGCCGGCACCGGTGACGACCGCGGGTTGGGTGCTCGTGCTGGCGCCGGTCGCGGCGTTCGTCGTGCTGGTCGCGGGGGCGGTGCTGCCGACGGCGGCGCGCGGCCCGGCTGGCGGCGTGGCCCTGGGCGTCGTGATGACCCTCGTGCCGGTACTCATCGCGGTGTCGGGTGGTGCACCGGCGTCCGGGCCGTCGGCGGTGCGGGTGGCTGCGGCGTCCGGCGTCCAGCAGGTGGCGGTGACCATGGTGGGCATGGACATCCGGCCGGCCGTGATCGAGGTGCCGGTCGGCACGCGAGTTCGGCTCGTCGTGAGCAACCGCGACGCCATGCGCCACGACCTCGCGTTCGCGAACGGGCCGTCGACGCCGATGCTCTCGCAGGGCGAGCGCGCCACGCTCGATCTCGGTGTCGTGCAGGCCAACCTGTCCGGCTGGTGCACGGTGCCGGGCCACCGTGCGGCCGGCATGACGCTCGACGTCCGGGTCACCGGCGGAACGACGAAGGCCGGCGGCACCGACCACACGAATCACGGCGGCTCGACCATGCCGATGGCCGGAGCGGCGGCGTCCGGTGCGGCCACCAGGATCGACGTGCACGGCCAACCCGGCCCCGGCTGGACGCCGTACGACGCGGCGCTCGCACCGGCGTCCTCCGCCACGGTGCACCGCATGACGCTGCACGTGATCGAGAAGGACGTCGAGGTCGCACCCGGTGTGCGGCAACGGGTTTGGACTTTCGGTGGGTCGGTGCCCGGCCCGACGCTGCGCGGGCACGTCGGCGACGTCTTCGAGGTCACGCTCGTCAACGACGGCTCGATGGACCACGGCATCGACTTCCACGCCGGCCAGAACGCCCCCGACGGCGTGATGCGCGCGCTGGCGCCCGGCCAGTCCCTCGTCTACCGCTTCCGCGCCGACCACTCGGGGGCGTGGCTCTACCACTGCAGCACCATGCCGATGACCCAGCACATCGCGAACGGCATGTACGGCGCGGTCGTCATCGACCCACCGCACCTGCCGAAGGTCGACCGCGAGTTCGTCCTGGTCTCCTCGCAGCTGTACGTCGGCCCCGACGGCGCCGACCCCGCGCGCCTGGCCGCCGGCCAGTGGGACGCGACCGAGTTCAACGGCTACCCCGACCAGTACGTGCACGCGCCCTTGGCCGCAAAGGTGGGGGAGCGCGTGCGGTGGTGGGTGGTCGCCGCCGGGCCCAGCGACGGCGTCGACTTCCACGTCGTGGGCACGCAGTTCGACACCGTCTTCAAGGAGGGCGCCTACCTGCTGCGGCGCGACAACCCCGAGCACGGGGCGGCCCAGGTGCTCGACCTGGGTGCGGCGCAAGGTGGGTTCGTCGAGGCGGTGATGCCCGAGCCGGGGCACTTCGTGATGGTCGACCACGACATGCGGCGCGGTGAGGCCGGCGCCCGCGGAGTCATCGAGGTGACGCGCTGATGCTGAGCGGCTGGTCGGTGGTGCGGTTCCTGCACGTCGTGTCGGCGATGGTGTGGGTCGGTGGGCAGCTCACCATCTCCTCGATGCTGCTCCCGGTGGTGCGCAAGCACGTCGAGCCGGCGATGCGCGGGTGGATCCTGAGCGCCGTCGGACGCCGGTTCGGTGTGTTCACGGTGACGGTGTTCCTGCCGCTGCAGGTCGGCACCGGCGTCGCGCTGGCCTGGCACAAGGGCGTGACGATCTCCTCGCTCGCCGACCCCGGCTACGGCCGCACGCTCGGCGCCAAGCTGGTCGCGTTCGCGCTCGTGATGCTCGCGGCCGGAGCCCACGGGTGGGCGATGGGCAGCGGGCGCCAGGTGCTGGCGCGCGCGCTGGCCATCGCCTCGCTCGTGGGCTCGCTGGCGATCGTGCTGCTCGCGACCGCGCTGCCCACGACCTGAGTCAGAGCTCCGACCCCTTGAAACGGCGCACCTCCTGCGGCCACCCGCACCCCACGGCGACCTTCCCCGCCCACATGCGCGCCGTCTCGTCGTCGGGCACGTCGATGATGGTCAGGCCGCCGAGGTACTCCTTGGTCTCCACGTACGGCCCGTCGGTGATGACGACCTCGCCGCTGGTCGCGTCGGCGCTGGCCGCCTCCTCGAGCTCCTCCACGAGTCCACCGGCGAACACCAGGACGCCGGCCTGCCGCATCTCGTCGACGACAGCCCGCGACGGCGCGACGCGCGAGGCGAACCACTCCTCGGGGTGGTCGCCCACCCACTGCTGGTTGAAGAAGATCAGGTACCTGGCCATGCGGCTGCTCCTCGTCTTGGCGGCGGACCCGGCGTCCGCTCAACCTAGCGACGAACGGGGTCGGCCAGATCCGACAGCCACGACGAAAGTTCTTGGAGGGGTCGGCGTGAGGCTCAGGCCGCCGGGCCGCTGCCCGGCATCGGGCAGGTCGCGCCCGTGCCGGCGATGCCGCAGTAGCCGTTCGGCACCTTGTACAGGTACTGCTGGTGGTAGTCATGTCGATATTCACAGACCATCCAAGGGCGCGACCGGAGTGTGTCCTCGTCAGACCTGACCGCGCTCGGCGCGCGAGTGGATCTCGTGCAGCAGTTGCTCTTTGCTCAGTGAGACCCGCGGCTCTCGTTCCGCCTGCCGCACCTCATCGAGGTGCGGCAGCCAGTACATGGTCTCCTCGATGCTCTCAAGTTCGTCGACGGAGATGAGGACCGCGACGGGGCGCCCATACCTGGTGATGATCGTGCGCTCGCCTGCGGTCTCGGCGCGCTGCACAAGATCACCGAGCCGAGCCTTGGCGTCAGTTATAGACGTCTCCGTCATGGCTTGAACGCTACCCGCCGGTTTGGATTGCGTGGGAGCCTCTGGAGGCATGCCATGGCTGGAAGCTGAAGACGCGAGTGGTGACTCGTTCGATGCCTGAGGCCGTGGCTGAAGTGGTCTCGACGCGCCTGTTGTTCTCTGGTCAGGCCGTATGCGCCCGCGCCCCAGGGACAGCGTCATGAGGGCTTCTTGCACCTTGGCGGGGAAGGGGCCGGCTTGGACGGCCATGGCTCGGCCCTCCGAGCGCAACCAGAGGAAGTCATTGAGGGGCAGGCCGACGCGATCAGCCTCTAGTGCAGCCGCCTCAGACATGAGGCGGAGCTCCTCGAGCCTTGCCGCCCGAGCGCCCCCCCGGCGGATCTTCGGTCATCAAGGCTCACGGACCACTAGTCGCAGCATGCTACTCATAGTCTGTCGACTCATCGTCATCCGTCAAGCACCGTGGGCGGGTGCGATCGTCCGACGCTGAGGCACTGGCGGCCCTGCAGGCGTTCGGTGACCGCGTGCGGGCATACCGAGAGCAGGCTCAGCTCTCGCAGGAAGGACTGGCCGCGCGTTCTGGCCTGCACAGAACCTATGTCGGCTCGGTGGAGCGGGGAGAGCGCAACGTCAGTCTTCTCAACATCGTGCACCTTGCCGAGGCTCTGGGGGTTAACCCGGGCACCCTGCTCTCGGGACTATCCCTGACCCGAGCAAGCCAGCCTGCAGCAGACCGCTCGAAAGGCCACCGTCCTGAGTGATGTCGAGCACTGGCAAGAGCAAGTGAGTCGCCTGCTGACCTTCCTCCGCGCCCCCGCAGCCCAGCGGCGACTACGTCGGAGACGGGCACAGCAGCGCTCGTGACATCGACCGACCGCAGTTCCATATCGTGCCTCGCTCGGGGCAAGGGCGACAGATGCGTGCGACGCGCCGTGAACGTCCAGTGCCACAGCCCGGTTGT containing:
- a CDS encoding type II toxin-antitoxin system Phd/YefM family antitoxin, producing MTETSITDAKARLGDLVQRAETAGERTIITRYGRPVAVLISVDELESIEETMYWLPHLDEVRQAEREPRVSLSKEQLLHEIHSRAERGQV
- a CDS encoding helix-turn-helix domain-containing protein, giving the protein MRSSDAEALAALQAFGDRVRAYREQAQLSQEGLAARSGLHRTYVGSVERGERNVSLLNIVHLAEALGVNPGTLLSGLSLTRASQPAADRSKGHRPE